CGCGGCATTCCTTCTCGGACTGGCCCACAATGCGGCCCGGAACGCACACGTTCTCGATGGCGGTAAACTCGCTGAGCAGGTGGTGGAACTGGAACACGAACCCCACCTTGAAGCGGTGGTACGCGTCGCGCTCGTCGCTGTTGAACTTGCTGAGCGGCTTGCCCTTGAAAAGAATTTCGCCCGAGGTCGGCGTGTCGAGCATGCCCACGAGGTTCAGGAACGTAGACTTGCCCGAGCCGGAAGAACCCGTGAGCGCCACGAGTTCGCCCTCTTCCATCGAGAAGTTCACGCCCTTCAAGATTTCGAGCTGTTCGCCCGTCTCGGAGAACACGCGCCTGAGGTCGACTGTCCGCAATAAACTACTCATGCCTAATCGCTCCTACGGGGTCAAGCCTGCTCGCCTTCCATGCCGGGAGCAAGGTCGCAAGTACACAAAGCGCAATGCCAATCACGAAAATAAGGACCACGTCAATCAGGTGCACAGAAATCGGGAAGTACGGAATCACGTAGACATCGCCCGGGAGCGTGATGAAGTGGTAGGCCTCCTGCAACTTGCAGAGCACAAGCCCGATGGTACCACCCACGATGGTGCCGCCCACGCCAATGAAGCTGCCCATGAGCATGAACACGCGCATGATGCCCGCCTTGCTGAAGCCCATGCTGCGGAGGATGCCGATTTCCTTCGTCTTGTCGATGACGACCATGATGAGGGAACTGATGATGTTGAACGCCGCCACGAGGATGATGAGGCAGATGACCGCCGCCACGATGAACTTCTCATAGTTCATCCACTTGAGGAGCGTGATGTTCTTCGCCTTCCAGTCCATCGAGTAGTACGGGTAGGTAAGCCACTGGCTCATGTCGTAGGCCGCCTCGCCTGCCTTCCAGTGGTCCTTGATGCGGAACTGGATACCCATCACGGCGTCACCCATGCCGAGCAGTTTCTGCATTTCCTTGAGCCCGATGTAGGCAAGGTTGCCGTCGTACTCGTAAGTGCCCGTCTCGAAGATGCCGCTTACCACGCACATCATCATCTTGGGGCCCGAGCCGAGCGCCTCGTCCGGGCTCTGGAACAGTTGCAGCACG
The Fibrobacter sp. UWR3 genome window above contains:
- a CDS encoding ABC transporter ATP-binding protein produces the protein MSSLLRTVDLRRVFSETGEQLEILKGVNFSMEEGELVALTGSSGSGKSTFLNLVGMLDTPTSGEILFKGKPLSKFNSDERDAYHRFKVGFVFQFHHLLSEFTAIENVCVPGRIVGQSEKECRERGEMLLETVGLKDRLRHLPRELSGGERQRIAIARALMNHPDLVLADEPSGNLDEANSAKLNELFGELNETFKQAFLIVTHDEKLASFAKRRVVMHNGLIQDIG
- a CDS encoding FtsX-like permease family protein, with amino-acid sequence MNKLEWLIAWRYLGAQRKSLFVSLIGIFSMLGVSIGVFALVVALAAVNGFEEEVTAQMIGKDAHLEIMSYNGEPIESYDSLTREAKNRDSNIVASSPFIIYKVGISSKKVNDGIVIYGIDAESAKGVTDIYKYIKWGEYSVDSLEDLTGKMRPGIILGSGLANRLRVVVGDKLVLQLFQSPDEALGSGPKMMMCVVSGIFETGTYEYDGNLAYIGLKEMQKLLGMGDAVMGIQFRIKDHWKAGEAAYDMSQWLTYPYYSMDWKAKNITLLKWMNYEKFIVAAVICLIILVAAFNIISSLIMVVIDKTKEIGILRSMGFSKAGIMRVFMLMGSFIGVGGTIVGGTIGLVLCKLQEAYHFITLPGDVYVIPYFPISVHLIDVVLIFVIGIALCVLATLLPAWKASRLDPVGAIRHE